The sequence below is a genomic window from Bacteroidales bacterium.
TTGACCTGTTAACAGTAAAAATCTGTTTTTCTGTTGGCAACGGAATTGGTCCGTTAACAACAGCACCAGTTGATTTTACTGTTTTCACAATCTTTTCAGTTGACTTATCAACCAGATTATGGTCATAAGATTTTAGTTTAATTCTTATTTTTTGACTCACGTTTATTATAGTTTAAAGTTTATGGTTTTCAGTTTAAAGTTTCTGTAATTTTTCTTTTCTATTTCATAAATGTATTTTTCTAAAAAATCTAAAGTTTGTTGTACTGCAAATATTTATTTATATTAATGTAATTCCTTTTTTTAACTTTAAGTACTTGAAGTACTTTAGGCACTTGAAGTACTGATTTTATCATATTAAAATAATTCCTTTAGTTTTTAAAATAACATCTTCTGCAATTGTTCTTGGTACTTGTTCGTAATGCGAAAATTCCATTGTTGAAGAACCTCTTCCTGAAGTCATTGAACGCAGTGTTGTAACATAGCCGAACATAGTTGCAAGAGGAACTTTGGCTCTCACAATTTGAATTCCGCCTTTTGTATCAACACCCTGAATGCTTGCTCTTCTTTTATTCAAATCGCTCATTACATCTCCCACGTGTTCATCGGGAGTATAAACTTCAAGTCGCATAATAGGTTCCATAAGAACACCTTTTGCTTTTTTACATGCCTCACGAAATGCTATTTGTGCACATATTTCAAATGCCAATGCATCGGAATCAACAGTATGAGTGGAGCCATCAAGTAATCTTACTTTAAGATTATACATTGGATAGCCAGCCATTACTCCATTATTCATAGCAGATTTAAAACCATCGTTAACTGCTTTCACATATTCTTTGGAAATGACACCGCCTTTGGTTTCATCAATAAACTGAAGACCTTTCACGTCTTTATCTGCCGGAGAAACTTCGATTTCTATATCTGCAAAACGACCTCTGCCACCGGTTTGTTTTTTATATATTTCACGATGTCTTACGGTTTCCGATATTGCTTCTTTATATGCTACCTGCGGAGCTCCCTGATTACATTCAACGCCAAATTCTCTTTTAAGACGGTCGAGAATAATTTCAAGATGCAATTCACCCATTCCGCTTATTATTAATTGTCCTGTTTCATTATCAACTTTTACTTTAAAAGTAGGGTCTTCTTCGGTTAATTTACTTAATGAGTTTGATAATTTATCAACATCGAATTGTGTTTTTGGTTCTATTGCAACACCTATAACAGGTTCGGGAAATTCTATTTGTTCAAAAACTATGGGAGCTTTTTCATTTGCAAGAGTATCGCCTGTTCTTATTTCTTTGAATCCGACAACTGCTACTATATCGCCGGCATCAACTTGCTCAAGCGGAATCTGCTTATTGGCATGCATTTGCAATATCCTCGATATTCGTTCTCTTTTATTAGTACTGACATTAAGAACAGTTGCTCCTTCTTTCAAAAAACCTGAGTAAACCCTGATAAAAGCAAGCCTGCCCATATATGTATCGGTAGCTATTTTAAATGCAAGTGCAGCAAATTTATCGTTGATATCGGGTTTTCGTATTTCTTCTTTATTCGTAAACGGATTAATACCAGTTATTGGTGGGACATCTAAAGGGCTTGGCAAAAAAGCAATAACTGCATCAATCAAATGCTGAATTCCTTTATTTTTAAATGCGGCGCCACAAAGAATAGGAACAATTTTCATTTCAATAGTTCCTTTTCTTATTGCATTTAATATTTCTTCTTCAGTAATTGACTGCGGATTTTTAATATATTTTTCTAAAATATCTTCGTTTTCTTCAGCAATTTTTTCAAGAAGATTGTGGTTCCATTCTATTGCTGATTCTTTTAATTCATCGGGGATAGGTATTTCGTTGTATTTCATTCCCTGTGTAGAATCATCCCATTCATAAGCTTTGTTTCTTATAACATCAACAATTCCCTTATATGCTTCTTCGTTTCCGATGGGTATTTGTATCGGAACAGGATTAGCTCCAAGTTTATCTTTCACTTCCTTGACAACAGAAAAGAAATCGGCTCCGGTTCTGTCCATTTTGTTAACAAAAGCTATTCGCGGAACTTTATATTTATTTGCTTGTCGCCAAACTGTTTCGGATTGTGGTTCAACTCCGCCTACTGCACAAAAAATTGCAACTGCTCCGTCAAGTACTCTGAGCGACCTTTCTACTTCAACAGTAAAATCAACGTGTCCCGGAGTGTCAATTAAATTCACCTTATATTGTTCGTTGTTATATTTCCAGTAAAAAGTTGTTGCGGCAGATGTGATTGTGATTCCACGTTCCTGTTCCTGCACCATCCAGTCCATCGTGGCTGTGCCTTCGTGAACTTCACCCATTTTATAATTTATGCCGGTATAGTATAATATGCGTTCGGTAGTTGTGGTTTTCCCTGCATCTATATGAGCCATTATGCCAATATTTCTCGTATTTTTTAAATCTCGTTCCATCACTACCGGCTCATTTTTTAAAATCTGAAATGTGAAAATGCTTTATTTGCTTCTGCCATGCGGTGGGTATCATCTTTCTTTTTGAAAGAAGCTCCTTCTTCTTTGTATGCAGCCATAATTTCCGCAGCGAGTTTTTCGCTCATTGATTTTTCACTTCTGCCTCGTGCATAAGTAATCAACCATTTTATTGCCATTGATATTCTTCTGTCAGGTCTAATTTCCTGCGGTATCTGAAAAGTAGCGCCTCCAATTCTTCTGCTTCTAACTTCTACTGCTGGGGTGATATTTGCTAATGCTTTTCTCCAAACTTCCAATCCGTTTTCACCAATTTTTTTCTCAACTATTGCAATTGCATCATAAAAAACTTTTGATGATAAATTTTTCTTGCCTCGCTGCATTAAGGTATTAATAAACCTTGTTACCAAAACATCCTTAAACTTCGGATCGGGTAACAAGAATCTTTTTTTTGCTTTAATCTTTCTCATTTGTGCATTATATATTTAATTTTATTCTGAATTTATTTTTTCTTTGGTCTCTTCGCGCCATACTTCGACCTTCGCTGTTTTCTACCTTCAACGCCCGAAGTATCAAGTGTTCCGCGTATTGTGTGATAACGTACACCCGGCAAATCCTTAACCCTGCCGCCTCTTATCAGAACTATAGAGTGTTCTTGCAAATTATGTCCTTCACCGGGAATGTAAGAGTTAACTTCTTTCCCATTGGTTAATCTGACTCTTGCAACTTTCCTCATTGCCGAATTCGGCTTTTTTGGGGTAGTTGTATATACTCGAACACATACACCCCTTCTCTGTGGGCATGAATCCAATGCCGGCGACTTGCTTTTGTCTGATTTCAGCTTTCTTCCTTTTCTTACTAACTGTGAAATTGTTGGCATACTTATGTTTTAATTAAACTAATATTTTTTGGGACTGCAAAGTTACTACTTTCATTTAATAAAACAAAAGTTTACATTATTTTTTTTGTTTTTTTTCAAATAATTACACATATATATTAATATTAATTTCCCAAAACGTTAATAAAATGGGAGGTTTTTAGATTAAATAATTATTAAAATCTAAATTGTAAAAATTTAATTTTCTCTTTCCTTTTTGAAAAACTTAAATTGCAATTTGTTTTTTTATTTTAATTTTAAAAAAAAATAATACCCCAAACTTGACTGCTTATACTCAAATCTGGAATATTATTTAAAATAAAGTATTATCTTATTAATGTAATTGCTCCATGAAAATCATATTCTTTTCTGTCTTTTCCTTTTGCAGATATAATATAATAATATGTTCCCTCTGACATTCCTTTTCCATCCCATCCATCTTTAATTTTGTCTGTTTCAAATAATTTATTTCCCCAGCGGCTGAATATCATCATTTTGAAATTTAAAAATTCCCCTTCGTATTTTACTTTGTATTTATCATTAATGTTGTCACTGTTGGGTGTAAACACATTAAACACTTCCATTTTTGTGGGAGTAACAACTTCTATATTTAAAGTATAAATATTTTCGCAGCCCTCTTGGGATATGACCTTTAAAGTTATAGTATATATACCGGGATTTTTATAAACGTGCCTAAAACTCTTGAGATTGCTTGTATATCCATCCCCAAAATCCCAATGATAATAAAACCCATTTGTTCCGTTCCAATCGAACTGGAAGTTATGTGTTGTTACTTCAAATACTTTGTCAACCGAGGAATTTCCATCGGGAACATAGGAAATATTGTTAATGGTAATGTTCTTTACAACAAAGCATCCGTTAGAGCCAGTAATTGTAACCGTGTAGGAACCTGCCTGTAAATTATCAATACAGGTATCATTGTCGCTTGTATTCCAACGATAAGTATAAGGAGGTTCTCCATTAAACGGACTTATGCATGCGATTCCTTTTCTTTTTTCACATACGTCATCAATTGCATTTGCATTTGCTTCGGGTGAAGAATGCACATTAATAACTGAAATTGCAGTTGAAGTACAGCCATTAATATCAGTTCCTGTTACGAAATATGTTGTATTGATTGTGGGACTGGCTGTTTTTGAACATCCAACACCCAAATTATTGCTCCATGTGTATGTATTTGCTCCACCTGCATTTATTGCAGCTATTTTACCTTTACATATTGTCGTATTATTAGCTGTAATTATAGAAGGCGAGTTTATTGTTATAATTTTAGTAACCGTATCAGAGCAACCTGAGTTTGTTTTAGCAATCAGAGTTACAGAATAAGTTCCTGCTGTTGAATAAGAGTGAGTGGGATTTTTAAAAGCAGAAAAATTATTTAACCCCGAAGCCCCATCACCAAAATTCCATGAATAACTGTAAATAATTCCATTTCCAACGATAGTGGAAATATCATAAAACCTTGATGGTTGCTCCGCACATAATGGAATTGTATCGAAAAAATCAGCATTAACGAAAACAGGTTCCATTTTCCCTTTTAAAACAAATTTGCAAGTTGTGTCTGCCGTAGATTTCAAAGTACAAGAATATATAGTTCCTTGAACATGGTTAATAATACTTATACATTGGGTTGTTTCTCCGGTTGACCACTTATAATAAAAAGCATCTGGCGCACACATTATTACTGTATCCTGATTAACAGAACAGTAATTAGGAAAAACTATGATTCGTGATAAACATAAACAAGTTAAATACGCATAAGCGAAATGACCTCCGAGTGCACAATCGTAAGTAGTAAATTGAATTTTTACTGTTTGTCCGTGATATTGTTTTAAATCCATGCCTATTGTTGTCCAATCGACATAGTCAATATCATTTCCTGGATTATAAATATCAGCGCACTTGTTAAAATTAACACCTGATTGACCAGCATAAACCGAATACTGTCCGCAAACAGGGTCTATTATATTTCCATTATTATCCGTTATTACTATGTCAAATTTTGGCATTTGAGTTGGAGCATGTCCGCTGAGCGGTTCCTGTAAAACAAAAGCATATTTATAAATAAAAATACCATTTACATTGGTATCAACCAAAATTGAATATTCCAACCGTTGTGCACCATTGTCACTGTTTCCCATTGAATTTCCAGTATATCCCAATCTGCAAGAATACGAATAGCCATCAGGTATCATTTTTAAAGAATTGCAAGTATATGGGTCCATTCCCTGTGTTCTTATAATTTCATGATGAGGTGGATAGCCGTTTACTGCACCAATAGTGTCTATACCAATTACCTGAATTGGGTTGCCATAAGTCATTGAAGCCGTTCCTTCAATTGCATAAGAACCACTCCAATTTAAAAAATTTCCTTCCGAAAAATCAGAGTTTTCACAAGAGGAAATCAAACTCTGTGATTTTAGGTTATTATTTATTATTAAAAATAATAAAATAGGTAATATTGACTTCCTGAATAGTATGTGCAACATGCAAACTAAGTATTATACCATAATCTTATTTAAACGGCTATATTGTTTAATTGTTATATTTATCCTGATTAGCTTCGCTGTATAGACGGCTTTATCAATTAAAAAAAATTATTTCGGAAAAAGTTAAATATCCAAACGTTTGCAGTATAGCTGGTAAATAAGCAAATAGTTTTAAAAAAAAAACTATTTTTTACAAACATAATATTTTTTTAATAATTTCGCAAAAAAATGGAAGCAACAAACAAAGACATTTTAATTCTCGGTTTAGGAAATGAAATCCTTATGGACGATGGCATTGGACCAAAACTTTGCATGGAAGTTCAGAAAAAATTATCCCAGCCCAATATTAAATATGAAACCGCTGCAATCGGCGGTTTGGACTTGCTTGAATTAATCAGGGATTATAATACCTTAATTATTATTGATGCAATAAAAACTAAAGACGGAAAGCCCGGTGATGTTTATTATCTAACGCCGTCATCGTTTAAAGAAACTTCTAATATTTCAAACATTCATGATATTTCATTTCTTACTGCTTTAAAACTCGGTGAAAAACTTAATATCAAAATCCCATCAAAAATTCACATAATTGCGATAGAAATTGTTGAAGACCTTATCTTCGGAAGCTGCTTCACTACTGCCATTCAACAAAAATACGATGCAATTAAAAATGAAGTTGTAAAATTGATTTCCGAACTCATATTTTTGAAACATTAAAAATATTTTAATTATTTTTTTTTATCAATAAAAATAATTTTAATTTCGCTATTCTTTTAACAACAGTTGTTATTTATTTAACAAATAAAAATAAATTATTATGGAAGCCAAATTGAAATCAATAATTGAGAAACACAGGAAAGATGCAGGACGACTAATGGATATTTTGCATGATGTTCAATGCGAATTCGGTTATATTCCTTACGATGCAATAAAAATAGTTTCTGAAATCCTTAATATTTCAAAAGTTGACGTTGAACAAACAATTTCTTTTTATCATTTCTTTTCAACTTCGCCTGTCGGTAAAAATGTAATCTATTTAAACGATAGTGTTGTTGCAAACTTTATGGGCAAAGAGGAAATCGCAAAAGCATTTGAAAAAGAAGTTGGCTGCACTTTTGGTAATATATCTAAAGACGGGCAATTCGGATTGTTCAACACTGCATGTATCGGAATGAACGACCAGGAGCCGGCTGCATTAATCAATGGTGTTGTATTCACTCAACTCACAACTTCAAAAGTTAAAGAAATAATTTCCGGACTAAAAGCAGGAAAGAAAGCAAAAGAACTCGTAAAGTCATTCGGCGATGGCGCAAATGCTTCCGAACCGATAAAATCAATAGTCAATAATAATATAAAGAAAAAGGGACAAGTAATATTCAGTGAATATACAACAGGTTCAGCACTCCAGAAACTCATAAATAAAACTCCCGAAGATGTAATAAACGAAATAAAAGCATCGAATATTAAAGGTCGCGGTGGTGCAGGTTTTCCGACAGGACTAAAATGGGATTTCTGCAGAAAAGAACAGGGAGCAGAAAAATTTGTTATCTGCAACGCCGATGAAGGCGAACCCGGAACTTTCAAAGACAGGGTGCTATTAACTGAAATTCCACAGAGAGTGTTCGAAGGCATGGCAGTTGCTGGATATGCAATCGGTGCAAAACAAGGAATTCTTTATTTAAGAAATGAATATTTATATCTTAAAGCACATCTTGAAAAGACACTTGAAGATTTAAGAAAGAAAAATCTATTAGGAAAAAATATTGTGGGAAAATCAGGATTTGATTTTGACATAAGAATACAACTCGGTGCCGGTGCTTATATTTGTGGTGAGGAAAGCGGATTAATAGAATCCGCCGAAGGCAAAAGAGGAGAACCGCGTAATCGCCCGCCATTCCCTGCACAGAAAGGATATCTGCAAAAGCCAACAGTTGTTAATAATGTTGAAACTTTAGCATCGGTAATAAGAATAATTGAAAAAGGAAGCGACTGGTATAAATCAATCGGGACAAAGGATTCAAGCGGAACAAAAGTTCTGAGCATTTCGGGTGATTGCAAGAATCCCGGTGTTTATGAAATAGAATGGGGAATAACAATAAAAGAAATGCTTGAAATGTGTGGAGCCGAAAATGTTCAGGCAGTTCAGGTTGCCGGTCCATCAGGAAGATTAATAAGCGAAAAAGAATTTTCGAGAAAAATCGCTAACGAAGATTTGGCAACAGGCGGCTCAATGATAATTATAGGAAAACAAAGGAATATATTGAAAGATGTTGTTAAAAATTTCACTGAATTTTTCATTGACGAATCCTGCGGTTCATGTGTTCCTTGCAGAGCTTTAAATCCTGTGTTGCTGCAAAAACTCGAAAAAGTAATTTCAGGTAAAGCAACTTCAAAAGATATTGACGAAATGACAACACTCGGCAAAATGATGAAAGAATTAAACCGCTGCGGACTTGGACAAACTGCTGCTAACCCTGTTTTAACATCAATTGAAAATTTTAGAAATAAATATGATGAACTTATAAAAATAAAAGAAGAGCAAAGTATTTATGATTTTGATATGAATGCGGCAGTGAAAGCTTCTTGTGAAGCTGTTGGCAGAAATGTAAAAAATTAGGATTGGGGATTTAAGATTTAGGATTTAAAATAATTAACTATTAACAATTAACCAACATGGCTGAAAAAATAAAATTTAAAATTGACGGAAAAGAATGTTGCGGTGATGCCGGACAATTCTTAATTGACGCCGCAGCTGAATGTGGTGTTTACATTCCTTATTTATGTCACATGAAAGGAATTGTTCCTGCAGGTTCCTGCAGAGTATGCACGGTGAAGGTGAATGGTCGTCCCATGGCAGCTTGCACTACACCTGTTGGCAACGACATTCAAAATGCAAACATCGAAAATGCAACTCCTCAACTCGAAGAAATGAGGAAAGCAATTATTGAATTGCTTTTTGTAGAAGGTAATCATTTTTGTCCTTCTTGTGAAAAGAGCGGTAATTGCGAACTTCAGGCATTAGCATATCGCTACAAAATGATGGTTCCGCAATTTTCTTATAATTTTCCGTTAAAAAAAATAGATGCACTAACTCCAAAATTATTTATTGACAGAAACCGTTGCATTTTATGTAAAAAATGTATTCGCACCATAAAAGATAAAGACAATAAGAGTTATTTCGCATTTAATAAAAGAGGTGCAAAACTTGAAATTCATGTTGACCATGATTTAGCCCCTTCAATGAGCGACGAGTTAGCTCAAAAGGCAATGGATAATTGTCCGGTTGGCTCAATTATTAAAAAAGAAAAAGGATTTGACACACCAATAGGCAAACGTAAATTCGATAAAAAACCTATTGGAAGTGATGTCGAAAAATAAAAAAAGTTTGTGGTTTGTAGTTATCACAACTTCACAAATTATAACAATGAATAATGAAGTTTATAAATATAAAATACTGGAGGAAATAAAATGAGCAAAGCAGTAGTAGCAACAGCATCATTAGCCGGATGTTTCGGGTGTCACATGTCAATTCTTGATATTGACGAAAGAATATTGAAATTAATCGAACTGGTTGAATTCAACAAATCACCGGTTGATGATATTAAAGAATTTACAAAAATGTGCGATGTGGGAATAATTGAAGGTGGTTGCTGTAACAGCGAGAATATTGAAAATTTAAAAAATTTCCGAAAACATTGCAAGATTCTTATTTCGCTGGGTGAATGTGCAATAATGGGTGGTTTGCCTGCACTCCGAAACGGAATTCCCGTAAAAGAATGTATAGTGGAAGCATATTTAGAAGGACCAACAGTTGAAACCGGAAATCCCGAAAAAATATTACCGAATGATGAAGAACTTCCGATGATACTTAATAAAGTTTATCCTTGTCACGAAATCGTAAAAATAGATTATTTTTTGCCGGGTTGTCCACCAAGAGCCGATTTGATTTGGAATGCCCTTGAAGCACTTCTGACAGGCAAAGAAATGAATATACCTTACGAAGTTTTTAAATTTGATTGAAAAACTTTAAACTTTAAACATTAAACTTTAAACTGAAACAAAATGTCAGCAAAAAAAATAACAATAGAGCCGGTAACCAGAGTTGAAGGACATGGCAAGGTTACAATTCACATGGATGAAAATAATAATGTTTCTCAAACTCGTCTTCATATTGTTGAATTCAGGGGATTTGAACGATTTACGCAAGGCAGACCATATTGGGAAATGCCTGTTCTGGTTCAGCGTCTTTGCGGAATATGCCCGGTAAGTCATCATCTTGCTGCTGCAAAAGCACTTGATGTTATTGTTGGTGCAGGAACCGGAGAAGGGTTAACTCCAACGGGAGAAAAAATGCGTCGCCTTATGCACTACGGACAAATGTTCCAATCACATGCTTTGCATTTTTTTCATTTAGTTTCGCCCGATTTATTATTTGGTTACGACAGTGACCCGCTGACAAGAAACGTTATTGGCGTTGCAATGAAACATCCCGATTTGGCTGTGCAGGGAGTAATGATGAGAAAATACGGACAGGAAATTATTGAAGCAACAGCAGGAAAGAAAATTCACGGAACAGGAGCTATTCCAGGCGGAATAAATAAAAATTTATCAATTGAAGAAAGAGATAAATTTTTAAAAGGTACAGACCCATTGAATATTAAAAAAATGCTCGAATGGGCTGTTGGCGCACTTGAGCTTTTTAAAGATTATCATAAAAAGAATAAGGACTTTATTGATAATTTCTCAAAGTTCCCTTCAAGCTTTTTAAGTTTGGTTAGAAAAGACGGTGCTTTAGATTTATATCACGGCGTTTTAAGAGCTGTTGATGCCGAAGGAAAGAAAATTTTAAATGATGTGGATTATCAGGATTACCTCAAATA
It includes:
- the fusA gene encoding elongation factor G, with the protein product MMERDLKNTRNIGIMAHIDAGKTTTTERILYYTGINYKMGEVHEGTATMDWMVQEQERGITITSAATTFYWKYNNEQYKVNLIDTPGHVDFTVEVERSLRVLDGAVAIFCAVGGVEPQSETVWRQANKYKVPRIAFVNKMDRTGADFFSVVKEVKDKLGANPVPIQIPIGNEEAYKGIVDVIRNKAYEWDDSTQGMKYNEIPIPDELKESAIEWNHNLLEKIAEENEDILEKYIKNPQSITEEEILNAIRKGTIEMKIVPILCGAAFKNKGIQHLIDAVIAFLPSPLDVPPITGINPFTNKEEIRKPDINDKFAALAFKIATDTYMGRLAFIRVYSGFLKEGATVLNVSTNKRERISRILQMHANKQIPLEQVDAGDIVAVVGFKEIRTGDTLANEKAPIVFEQIEFPEPVIGVAIEPKTQFDVDKLSNSLSKLTEEDPTFKVKVDNETGQLIISGMGELHLEIILDRLKREFGVECNQGAPQVAYKEAISETVRHREIYKKQTGGRGRFADIEIEVSPADKDVKGLQFIDETKGGVISKEYVKAVNDGFKSAMNNGVMAGYPMYNLKVRLLDGSTHTVDSDALAFEICAQIAFREACKKAKGVLMEPIMRLEVYTPDEHVGDVMSDLNKRRASIQGVDTKGGIQIVRAKVPLATMFGYVTTLRSMTSGRGSSTMEFSHYEQVPRTIAEDVILKTKGIILI
- a CDS encoding 2Fe-2S iron-sulfur cluster-binding protein, with translation MAEKIKFKIDGKECCGDAGQFLIDAAAECGVYIPYLCHMKGIVPAGSCRVCTVKVNGRPMAACTTPVGNDIQNANIENATPQLEEMRKAIIELLFVEGNHFCPSCEKSGNCELQALAYRYKMMVPQFSYNFPLKKIDALTPKLFIDRNRCILCKKCIRTIKDKDNKSYFAFNKRGAKLEIHVDHDLAPSMSDELAQKAMDNCPVGSIIKKEKGFDTPIGKRKFDKKPIGSDVEK
- a CDS encoding Ni/Fe hydrogenase subunit alpha, yielding MSAKKITIEPVTRVEGHGKVTIHMDENNNVSQTRLHIVEFRGFERFTQGRPYWEMPVLVQRLCGICPVSHHLAAAKALDVIVGAGTGEGLTPTGEKMRRLMHYGQMFQSHALHFFHLVSPDLLFGYDSDPLTRNVIGVAMKHPDLAVQGVMMRKYGQEIIEATAGKKIHGTGAIPGGINKNLSIEERDKFLKGTDPLNIKKMLEWAVGALELFKDYHKKNKDFIDNFSKFPSSFLSLVRKDGALDLYHGVLRAVDAEGKKILNDVDYQDYLKYIAEEVRSWSYMKFPFLRELGKEKGWYTVGPLARLNVCDFIPTPLAQKEFEEFKKYTNGKPNTMSMHMHWARLIELLHSAEVINDLLNDADLQKADLVKKGKKQNEGVGVIEAPRGTLFHHYKINKDDQIEMANLIVSTTNNNEPMNRAVNCVATNLFTGKNEITEGMKNAVEVAIRAYDPCLSCATHAIGKMPLEIKLLDSNNKLVSEYISK
- the rpsG gene encoding 30S ribosomal protein S7; this encodes MRKIKAKKRFLLPDPKFKDVLVTRFINTLMQRGKKNLSSKVFYDAIAIVEKKIGENGLEVWRKALANITPAVEVRSRRIGGATFQIPQEIRPDRRISMAIKWLITYARGRSEKSMSEKLAAEIMAAYKEEGASFKKKDDTHRMAEANKAFSHFRF
- the rpsJ gene encoding 30S ribosomal protein S10, whose amino-acid sequence is MSQKIRIKLKSYDHNLVDKSTEKIVKTVKSTGAVVNGPIPLPTEKQIFTVNRSTFVNKKAREQFQLCTYKRLLDIYSSTSKTVDALMKLELPSGVEVEIKV
- a CDS encoding hydrogenase maturation protease, producing the protein MEATNKDILILGLGNEILMDDGIGPKLCMEVQKKLSQPNIKYETAAIGGLDLLELIRDYNTLIIIDAIKTKDGKPGDVYYLTPSSFKETSNISNIHDISFLTALKLGEKLNIKIPSKIHIIAIEIVEDLIFGSCFTTAIQQKYDAIKNEVVKLISELIFLKH
- a CDS encoding PKD domain-containing protein, translating into MLHILFRKSILPILLFLIINNNLKSQSLISSCENSDFSEGNFLNWSGSYAIEGTASMTYGNPIQVIGIDTIGAVNGYPPHHEIIRTQGMDPYTCNSLKMIPDGYSYSCRLGYTGNSMGNSDNGAQRLEYSILVDTNVNGIFIYKYAFVLQEPLSGHAPTQMPKFDIVITDNNGNIIDPVCGQYSVYAGQSGVNFNKCADIYNPGNDIDYVDWTTIGMDLKQYHGQTVKIQFTTYDCALGGHFAYAYLTCLCLSRIIVFPNYCSVNQDTVIMCAPDAFYYKWSTGETTQCISIINHVQGTIYSCTLKSTADTTCKFVLKGKMEPVFVNADFFDTIPLCAEQPSRFYDISTIVGNGIIYSYSWNFGDGASGLNNFSAFKNPTHSYSTAGTYSVTLIAKTNSGCSDTVTKIITINSPSIITANNTTICKGKIAAINAGGANTYTWSNNLGVGCSKTASPTINTTYFVTGTDINGCTSTAISVINVHSSPEANANAIDDVCEKRKGIACISPFNGEPPYTYRWNTSDNDTCIDNLQAGSYTVTITGSNGCFVVKNITINNISYVPDGNSSVDKVFEVTTHNFQFDWNGTNGFYYHWDFGDGYTSNLKSFRHVYKNPGIYTITLKVISQEGCENIYTLNIEVVTPTKMEVFNVFTPNSDNINDKYKVKYEGEFLNFKMMIFSRWGNKLFETDKIKDGWDGKGMSEGTYYYIISAKGKDRKEYDFHGAITLIR
- a CDS encoding NAD(P)H-dependent oxidoreductase subunit E, producing MEAKLKSIIEKHRKDAGRLMDILHDVQCEFGYIPYDAIKIVSEILNISKVDVEQTISFYHFFSTSPVGKNVIYLNDSVVANFMGKEEIAKAFEKEVGCTFGNISKDGQFGLFNTACIGMNDQEPAALINGVVFTQLTTSKVKEIISGLKAGKKAKELVKSFGDGANASEPIKSIVNNNIKKKGQVIFSEYTTGSALQKLINKTPEDVINEIKASNIKGRGGAGFPTGLKWDFCRKEQGAEKFVICNADEGEPGTFKDRVLLTEIPQRVFEGMAVAGYAIGAKQGILYLRNEYLYLKAHLEKTLEDLRKKNLLGKNIVGKSGFDFDIRIQLGAGAYICGEESGLIESAEGKRGEPRNRPPFPAQKGYLQKPTVVNNVETLASVIRIIEKGSDWYKSIGTKDSSGTKVLSISGDCKNPGVYEIEWGITIKEMLEMCGAENVQAVQVAGPSGRLISEKEFSRKIANEDLATGGSMIIIGKQRNILKDVVKNFTEFFIDESCGSCVPCRALNPVLLQKLEKVISGKATSKDIDEMTTLGKMMKELNRCGLGQTAANPVLTSIENFRNKYDELIKIKEEQSIYDFDMNAAVKASCEAVGRNVKN
- the rpsL gene encoding 30S ribosomal protein S12, translated to MPTISQLVRKGRKLKSDKSKSPALDSCPQRRGVCVRVYTTTPKKPNSAMRKVARVRLTNGKEVNSYIPGEGHNLQEHSIVLIRGGRVKDLPGVRYHTIRGTLDTSGVEGRKQRRSKYGAKRPKKK